In Aeromicrobium marinum DSM 15272, one genomic interval encodes:
- a CDS encoding alpha/beta hydrolase family protein has protein sequence MFEPFPHKYVWNLSVNLALSVGGHIGEIDKACRPLLNEGNDADEDAQTQMFFESWCELAETLVELANEDEAAGRPRSAGAKLARATAYYQTAERMQARTFAPRRAAYAASLASFDRHLELTRSPAQKVEVPFGAESLPGILIRPPATARRTPCVIFWNGLDSTKEQIFGTGVAQELLARGIGSLIVDTPGSGEALRLRNLTASVATESWATACVDFLEDQPDIDPQLIGLVAWSLGGYYGPRATAFEPRLSFGVAWGSNYDWGQVQQQRLANQGDRPVPHYWDHVQWVWGCDNLDDFIELSESINLRGVADKISVPYLVVHGEHDRQIDVGYAHQLYADLTSSPAPALKIFGDREGGVEHCSVDNMLVVRDYICDWIDLTLASLEDTAHPSRQGVA, from the coding sequence GTGTTCGAACCTTTTCCCCACAAGTATGTCTGGAACCTCTCAGTGAACTTGGCTCTCTCCGTCGGCGGCCACATCGGCGAGATCGACAAAGCCTGCCGTCCGCTGCTGAACGAGGGCAATGACGCAGATGAAGACGCCCAGACCCAGATGTTTTTCGAGTCATGGTGCGAGCTGGCCGAGACCCTGGTCGAACTGGCCAACGAGGACGAGGCCGCAGGTCGGCCGAGATCGGCCGGCGCCAAGCTGGCCCGTGCCACTGCTTACTACCAAACGGCTGAACGTATGCAGGCCCGAACCTTCGCGCCCCGCCGCGCGGCTTACGCCGCGTCTTTGGCAAGTTTCGATCGGCACCTTGAGCTCACTCGTTCCCCGGCGCAAAAGGTCGAGGTGCCCTTCGGGGCCGAGTCGCTGCCGGGCATCCTCATCCGCCCACCAGCAACCGCCCGCCGCACCCCTTGCGTCATCTTCTGGAACGGGCTCGACAGCACGAAGGAGCAGATCTTCGGCACCGGCGTTGCCCAGGAACTCTTGGCCCGCGGCATCGGGTCCCTGATCGTCGACACCCCGGGATCGGGCGAGGCGCTACGCCTGCGAAACCTGACCGCCTCGGTCGCCACCGAATCCTGGGCCACAGCCTGCGTTGACTTCCTCGAGGATCAACCAGACATCGACCCCCAACTCATCGGACTCGTCGCCTGGTCACTCGGCGGCTACTACGGACCGCGCGCCACGGCCTTCGAGCCCCGGCTGAGCTTTGGAGTCGCCTGGGGATCGAACTACGACTGGGGCCAAGTGCAACAGCAGCGCCTCGCGAATCAAGGTGACCGACCCGTCCCGCATTACTGGGACCACGTCCAGTGGGTGTGGGGCTGCGACAACCTCGACGACTTCATTGAGCTCTCCGAGAGCATCAACCTGCGAGGGGTCGCCGACAAGATCTCCGTGCCGTACCTCGTCGTGCACGGAGAGCACGACCGGCAGATCGACGTCGGGTACGCCCATCAGCTGTATGCCGACCTGACCTCCAGTCCGGCCCCCGCGCTGAAGATCTTTGGTGACCGAGAGGGCGGTGTCGAACACTGCAGCGTCGACAACATGCTGGTGGTCCGCGACTACATCTGCGACTGGATCGACCTCACGTTGGCGTCACTCGAGGACACTGCTCACCCTTCGCGGCAGGGGGTTGCGTGA
- a CDS encoding FAD-dependent monooxygenase → MRALIVGAGIGGLATSISLAQQGLDVTLVERRETVEALGSGITLIGPSLRALAALGLHDECLRRGYGFSNFDTFALDGSVASSFEIPSPVGTDQPGMLGMMRPALHSVLLDHALGLGVPIRTSAEPVSLHQVDAAVSVDFADGSRGEFDLVVGADGVRSTVRTLVFGDLPTTFRGQGCIRAVLPRPPGVSGEVQYHPAGDVFLGFTPTSDTSMYLYCSIPVPSDYRPTQEQIVDLLLEKTAPFGGLVADVRPDIGDPSLVNFASFETVLVPEPWHRGGAVLLGDAAHCPTPQLAAGAAMCLEDAVVLGEELGRSHSVEDALAAYSARRYDRCRFVVDTACQLSHWQTHPNTPGAEHERVTAEAFGRLAEPY, encoded by the coding sequence GTGCGGGCACTGATAGTGGGAGCCGGGATCGGCGGACTCGCAACGTCGATCTCGCTGGCGCAGCAGGGTCTCGATGTGACCCTGGTCGAGCGACGTGAAACTGTCGAAGCACTCGGCAGCGGCATCACCCTCATCGGGCCATCGCTGCGTGCGCTCGCCGCACTAGGCCTCCACGACGAGTGCCTTCGGCGCGGATACGGGTTCTCCAACTTCGACACCTTCGCACTCGACGGGTCGGTGGCGAGTAGCTTCGAAATTCCCTCACCTGTCGGCACGGACCAGCCCGGCATGCTCGGCATGATGCGGCCGGCGCTGCACTCGGTCCTGCTCGACCATGCGCTGGGGCTCGGCGTCCCGATCCGGACCTCTGCCGAACCCGTTTCGCTCCATCAGGTCGACGCGGCCGTTTCCGTCGACTTCGCCGACGGATCCAGAGGTGAATTCGACTTGGTGGTCGGTGCTGACGGAGTCAGGTCCACCGTTCGCACACTCGTGTTCGGTGACCTGCCGACCACCTTTCGCGGACAGGGATGCATTCGAGCCGTTCTTCCGCGCCCGCCCGGCGTGAGTGGTGAGGTCCAGTACCACCCGGCAGGTGATGTCTTCCTCGGGTTCACCCCGACCTCCGACACGTCCATGTACCTCTACTGCTCGATCCCCGTGCCCTCCGACTACCGGCCCACCCAAGAACAGATCGTCGATCTGCTCCTGGAGAAGACGGCGCCCTTCGGCGGACTAGTCGCCGACGTGCGACCCGACATCGGGGATCCGTCCCTCGTGAATTTCGCCTCCTTCGAGACCGTTCTGGTCCCGGAGCCGTGGCACCGCGGCGGCGCTGTCCTGCTCGGTGACGCGGCCCACTGCCCGACGCCGCAACTGGCTGCCGGCGCTGCGATGTGCCTGGAGGACGCGGTGGTCCTCGGTGAAGAACTGGGAAGGTCTCACTCGGTCGAGGACGCGCTCGCCGCCTACAGCGCACGTCGCTACGACAGGTGCCGCTTCGTGGTCGACACGGCCTGTCAGCTCAGCCACTGGCAGACACATCCGAACACTCCCGGTGCCGAGCATGAACGAGTCACCGCCGAAGCATTTGGCCGACTGGCCGAGCCCTACTGA
- a CDS encoding cyclase family protein, with translation MTSTAPTREQTTDRQLLEHYIATCSNWGRWGDDDEIGTLNLVGAEQITRAAALVTQGKSFSLSLPYDQTGPQPGGFRSNPQLLVTASGSDHVSGAQDPLPGGFGPAQGFGFSDDVLVMPTQCGTQWDSLSHIFWEGRMYNGRSAGDVTSRGAAHNGIEHWTGRMVMPAVLIDIARHRGVVSLAPGEAIGPDEIDDYLQAHDVDLQPGSAILIRTGFMNERRGRWGDYAGGDAPGLSLHMAPWLHDREVAAIATDTWGVEVRPNEIGYFQPLHIVALVHGGLAFGEMFDLDALADDCADDGIVEVMLVASPLPLTGASGAPVSALALK, from the coding sequence ATGACATCCACCGCACCTACCCGCGAGCAAACCACCGATCGACAACTGCTCGAGCACTACATCGCGACCTGCTCGAACTGGGGCCGCTGGGGCGACGACGACGAGATCGGCACGCTCAACCTCGTGGGGGCCGAACAGATCACCCGAGCCGCGGCCCTCGTCACGCAAGGCAAGAGCTTCTCGCTCAGCCTTCCCTACGACCAGACCGGGCCGCAGCCGGGCGGCTTCCGCTCCAACCCCCAACTGCTTGTGACAGCGAGCGGCAGCGACCACGTCTCCGGAGCCCAGGACCCGCTCCCGGGTGGCTTCGGACCAGCCCAAGGGTTCGGATTCTCCGACGACGTCCTGGTCATGCCAACCCAGTGCGGCACTCAATGGGACTCCTTGTCCCACATCTTCTGGGAGGGGCGCATGTACAACGGCCGCTCCGCCGGCGATGTGACCAGCCGTGGTGCGGCACACAACGGCATCGAGCACTGGACGGGCCGGATGGTCATGCCTGCGGTTCTGATCGACATCGCACGTCATCGAGGTGTGGTCTCGCTGGCTCCCGGTGAGGCCATCGGGCCGGACGAGATCGACGACTACCTCCAGGCCCATGACGTCGACCTTCAGCCCGGATCTGCGATCCTCATTCGCACCGGCTTCATGAACGAGCGTCGCGGCAGGTGGGGCGACTACGCCGGTGGCGACGCCCCCGGCCTGTCGCTGCACATGGCCCCGTGGCTGCACGATCGCGAAGTGGCTGCGATCGCCACGGACACGTGGGGGGTGGAGGTTCGACCGAACGAAATCGGATACTTCCAGCCACTGCACATCGTGGCCCTGGTCCACGGCGGACTCGCCTTCGGCGAGATGTTCGACCTCGATGCACTCGCAGATGACTGTGCGGACGACGGGATCGTCGAGGTCATGCTCGTCGCTTCCCCGCTCCCGCTGACCGGCGCCTCGGGTGCACCGGTCAGCGCCCTTGCCCTCAAGTAG
- a CDS encoding VOC family protein, with product MNHRLMHSLGYLGVTTPRAEEWPDFARRVFGMEVVSDETGAHRMRWDDRAFRLAVHPGDTDEVAYIGWESRDSGDLDRITATLRSRGVEVVVESAEVANQRMVSELVSFHDPFGIRHEVYAGAVEFDRSFRGERSTTKFRTGPQGLGHAVLVVPDLEVGTAFYEEVLGLVTTDVVHHGPALGTMRFLRCNTRHHSIALWEMPGRLLGLQHLMVESESVDEVGRAYDTVQTGPWEVSATLGRHVGDEQMSFYTRTPSGFDIELGCDSIDIDDATWTMRLIDKTAGAPNEVWGHHWRDLGPQSSLRAVETWS from the coding sequence ATGAACCACCGACTGATGCACAGTCTGGGATATCTGGGCGTCACCACCCCCCGGGCCGAGGAATGGCCCGACTTCGCCCGCCGGGTGTTCGGCATGGAAGTCGTCAGCGATGAGACCGGCGCACACCGGATGCGGTGGGACGACCGCGCGTTCCGTCTCGCCGTCCACCCCGGTGACACGGACGAAGTCGCCTACATCGGGTGGGAGTCACGCGACAGCGGCGATCTTGACCGGATTACCGCAACCCTGCGGTCTCGAGGAGTCGAGGTCGTTGTCGAGTCGGCGGAAGTGGCGAACCAACGGATGGTCAGTGAACTCGTCTCCTTCCATGACCCGTTCGGCATCCGGCATGAGGTCTACGCCGGCGCCGTCGAATTCGATCGGTCTTTCCGGGGTGAGCGTTCGACCACCAAGTTCCGCACCGGGCCGCAGGGCCTCGGGCACGCGGTGCTCGTTGTTCCTGACCTGGAGGTCGGCACCGCCTTCTACGAGGAAGTGCTCGGCCTGGTCACCACCGACGTGGTTCACCACGGTCCCGCCTTGGGCACCATGCGCTTCCTGCGGTGCAACACCCGCCATCACAGCATCGCCCTGTGGGAGATGCCGGGACGGCTGCTCGGCCTTCAGCACCTGATGGTCGAATCCGAAAGCGTTGACGAGGTCGGGCGTGCCTACGACACGGTGCAGACCGGACCTTGGGAGGTCAGCGCGACCCTGGGCCGGCACGTGGGTGACGAGCAGATGTCGTTCTACACCCGAACCCCAAGTGGATTCGACATCGAGCTCGGCTGCGACTCGATCGACATCGACGATGCGACCTGGACGATGCGCCTCATCGACAAGACCGCTGGAGCCCCGAACGAGGTGTGGGGCCACCACTGGCGCGACCTTGGGCCGCAGTCCTCGTTGCGCGCGGTGGAGACATGGTCATGA
- a CDS encoding LysR family transcriptional regulator, with amino-acid sequence MNRDELYRLDLNLLLAFDALMAESSVTRAAERMSIGQPAMSASLARLRKFFDDPLLVRQGRSLAPTNRALELVAPIREALDGLESTIRAGREFDPTTSSRTFTVMASDYVLLMFLGPLLSDLRREAPHVRFEIFPVTRDAAPSVVRSQLDLLIYPDELVEDEPLVRSRMLFTDRLVCAVARDHPDVGDVMTEHQFRTLPSVSFSSSSTATISDMRLQQVGYERPLAIEAQSFVVQPLLLPGTTMMALLPERLARYFESRISLRLMEPPVELSPLREAAFWSARADADPAHRWLRRRMVEAAARMESIHQSE; translated from the coding sequence GTGAACCGCGACGAGCTCTACAGGCTGGATCTCAACCTGCTGCTGGCCTTCGACGCACTCATGGCCGAGAGCAGCGTCACCCGCGCTGCTGAGCGCATGTCCATCGGCCAACCGGCGATGAGTGCTTCGTTGGCACGCCTACGCAAGTTCTTCGACGACCCGCTACTCGTGCGGCAAGGGCGATCCCTGGCTCCGACCAACCGCGCACTGGAACTTGTCGCCCCGATCAGAGAGGCACTCGACGGCCTGGAGTCCACGATCCGCGCCGGTCGAGAGTTCGACCCGACGACGAGCAGTCGAACCTTCACGGTAATGGCCAGTGACTACGTGCTCTTGATGTTCCTGGGGCCGCTGCTGTCCGACCTCCGGCGCGAAGCGCCCCACGTACGGTTCGAAATTTTTCCGGTCACCCGCGACGCAGCTCCATCAGTCGTGCGGTCGCAGCTCGACCTGCTGATCTATCCCGACGAGTTGGTGGAGGACGAGCCACTTGTGCGCTCGCGAATGCTGTTCACCGACCGTCTGGTGTGTGCGGTCGCCCGGGACCATCCAGATGTGGGAGACGTCATGACCGAGCACCAGTTCCGCACCTTGCCGTCAGTGTCGTTCAGCAGTTCGTCGACGGCGACGATCAGTGACATGCGGTTGCAGCAGGTCGGCTACGAGCGGCCGCTGGCCATCGAGGCGCAGAGTTTCGTTGTGCAACCGCTTCTCCTGCCCGGGACAACGATGATGGCGCTCCTCCCCGAGCGCCTCGCACGATATTTCGAATCACGGATCAGCCTTCGTCTGATGGAGCCACCCGTCGAACTGTCCCCGCTACGAGAGGCCGCGTTCTGGTCGGCCCGCGCCGACGCGGACCCGGCCCATCGGTGGCTGCGTCGCCGGATGGTGGAGGCGGCTGCGCGAATGGAATCAATACATCAGTCTGAGTGA